catcaagagggcccgaacctgggtaaacatcgtgtcccccgtctcctgttaccattgaccctagacgcacagttcgagaccccctattacccgagatccgccggttttgacaccgacggtACCTACCATGGCTACATGTTCTGGCGACGCTTCCATAGGTCTGAACATTTGTTCCATCAAATTGGTGATGACATGTAAGACAAATAACCGTTCTTCAAGCAACGAATAAGTGTGTCGGTCCGTTAGGCTTTTCTTGTTTTCAAAAGGTGACCACGGCACTTTGAATGTTTGCATATGGCATTGTTGAAGAAATGATAATGAGTATCTTCGAATGACTGAAGATACAATCATAGTATGCACAAATGTGTTTGCTGATACTATGGTTAGGGTTTATGAAGATCAATATATGTGAGCACCAAATGCCGAGGACACAGAAAGACTTTTAGCAGAGAATGCAAGAGGTTGGCCTGAGATGTTGAAGAATTCATGTGCGTCTTGGCATTGCCGCCATGATCGAACAATTATTTTGGAAGCAGCTGACTTCGAGGATTTATGAATTTGATATTGCAACTTTGGATTGCCTGGATCTCACGATGAAATTTTGGCCGGTTGATCGGCTCGCCAATCATGTTATCCTTTATTACTGATGAATCACTCTGTTTCTTCAAAAAGAAAATACTGGTGAATCATTCATCGGGCGAGCAGAAAGGCCAAGCAACCTCAACAGCGCCCGACGAAGTCGGCCACGACGGCGAGCTCCTTGACGGCATTGTCGCAGCCGGACTTAAACAAGAAGTAGACATGCTCCTCGCCCTTGGTCTCGTGGAACTCGACCACTCCGTCCCACCCGCACGCCTTGATCCCCTCCGCGTACGCGCGCGCCCTGTTCACGAACCAGCAGAGCTCCGCCGTGGTGACCAGCACGTGGCCGCACCCGAGCTGACTCCACTCCCCGGGTGACGTCGCTGGGTTGATGTAAGGGTGGTCGGGGCCGAACTGGCTGCCACAGGCGACGTCCCACAAGCGCTCAAACTCGCCGCGGTAGGCGGCATCCGTGGGCTCCCGGCCCACCTGCTCTGTCCCCCAGAAGTAGGAGTGCAGGAGCGCGACGCCGCTGACACCGTCGCCGTAGCCCTCGATGCATTCCTTCCGCAGCCTTATGGCCGTGTTGTGCGCGATGTTGCCGCCGGCGCTGTCGCCGGCGAGGACGACGCGGGAGGCGTCGCCGTGCGCCGCGAGCCACGGCTCGGCGCCGTCCGGGCGGCACGAGGCGAGGACCGCCTTAAGCGCGGCGTAGGCGTCGTCGTAGGCGGCGGGGAGGCGGTGCTCGGGAGCGAGGCGGTAGTTGACGGAGACCACGACGGCCGGCGCCGCGGCGGCGAGCGACGCGGTGTAGGCGTGGTAGAACGGGGAGGCCGGGGTTTGGACAAGGAAACCGCCGCCGTGGAAGTAAACGACGACGGGGAGCTTC
This genomic window from Aegilops tauschii subsp. strangulata cultivar AL8/78 chromosome 4, Aet v6.0, whole genome shotgun sequence contains:
- the LOC109731462 gene encoding probable carboxylesterase 12, giving the protein MILWRNSWWCWSTALLFASPSVWLAPIFSACLCCSLAEHQKEKLQAKAGVMDPGSDIIEYERPGVVRVYKSGRVERFDGTDTNTVPPCPSGDPANGVASKDVVLNASANISARLYSPAAEPGKKLPVVVYFHGGGFLVQTPASPFYHAYTASLAAAAPAVVVSVNYRLAPEHRLPAAYDDAYAALKAVLASCRPDGAEPWLAAHGDASRVVLAGDSAGGNIAHNTAIRLRKECIEGYGDGVSGVALLHSYFWGTEQVGREPTDAAYRGEFERLWDVACGSQFGPDHPYINPATSPGEWSQLGCGHVLVTTAELCWFVNRARAYAEGIKACGWDGVVEFHETKGEEHVYFLFKSGCDNAVKELAVVADFVGRC